The stretch of DNA TATGTAACAATTTTATCAATCACCCCAACCGATGCTGCATGATACATAGGTCTTGCCTTACCATACGTTTCTCTCGCTTCTTTTTCGTAACCATTTTCCATCAATAATGGATACATTACTTCTAAAAATTTTGTTCTCCCTACTCGTTGCAAGAAATCTTCCACATAAGGTATTACCTTATCATATTTCTTTGGAATAGTAATCTCGGTCCAAGCTGAAAAAATTTCAGCATTTTTAGATTCTGACAAATGAAAAAGTTCATCAACCAATAATAGTGTTTCTATATCTTCATTTTTTAAACTTTGAATGAAGTAAATCCATTGTTGTGTATTCCAATTAATTGTTTGATTAGGATCCACTTCCTTTACATTTGGAATATTAGTAAAAACATCCATTTTTATTTCTGGAAAATTAGCAGGTGTTTCATCTGTAAAAATCCAATTTTCCAGTAAAACAGGATCTTTTCCAATTAAATTCTCCTTTAAATATGTTATAAAAGTATCGGTATCAATTGTTTTGAAGCGGTATTTCGAAAAATAAGAATTAATAAATAAATCAAATTTATCACGTCCATATTTTTCTTCTAACATTTTCAAAAAGAAATATCCTTTTTCATAAGGAATATCAGTCACACCTTCATCAGGGTGTCTTCCTTCTAAATTCAATTTTAATTGAATATCTTGCTTTCGATCATTCTTTGTCAAGTAATCTACACTTCGATCATAATCCAATTTTCCTTTATATTCCAACATTTCTTTTGCATCTTTACCATATAAATCTTCCATAATACGACGCTCAAAATACACTGTAAAGCCTTCATTTAGCCAGAAATCATCCCAAGTAGCATTAGTTACTAAATTTCCTGACCATGAATGAGCCAACTCGTGTGCAATTAAAGATGTTAACGACCGATCACCTACAATCACAGTTGGAGTCACAAAAGTTAATCGAGGATTTTCCATTCCTCCAAACGGAAAACTAGGTGGCATAACAATCAAATCATACTGTCCCCATGCATACGCTCCATATAATTTTTCTGCTGCCTGAATCATTTTTGGCGTCTCTAAAAATTCATCATAAGCAGCTGGTAATGTTGAAGGTTCTGCATAAATTCCTGACATTGAATCAAATGCTTTATAAGCTAAATCTCCTGCCGCTAGCGCTATCAAATAAGGAGGAATAGGTTGACGCATTTTAAAATGATATTCTCCTGAAGTATTTTTTTCTTTTGGATTTTCAGCACTCATAACCGCCATCATTCCTTCAGGCACTTTTATTTTAGCTTCGTATGTCAAACGAATTTGAGGTGTATCTTGAATAGGAATCCAAGAACGGGTATAAATAGATTGTCCTTGTGTATATAAAAAAGGAAACTTTTTATCAGCTGTTTGTTCAGATTTTAACCATTGTAAAGCTTCTGCTGAAGGTGATGTTTCGTAGAAAATTGTTACATTTTTTGTTTCTGGTGTTATATCAATTGCTAAACCTTGCCCTAAATTCTCATCTTTTTTAGAAAATGAAAATGATGTAAGTTGACCATCTACTAAAACCGAATCTACTTTCAAATCATATGTATCTAAAAAAAGATTTTCTGATTGAGATTCAATCGTATAAAACACTTTCCCTTTTAATATGTGCTGGTCAAAATCAACTGTTAAATTCAAATCCATATGGGTAATTTTTGCAGAATCCACCTGAGCATAGGTATGGTTCTTTTTTGAAAATTGAATAATTTCTTCTTTGATTTCTGAATTTACCTCTTCATTCTTTGCTTTTTTCTCTTTACAAGAAAAAATAATCAATAATAAAGTGAATAGTGCAATTATATTTTTTGTTCTCATATTTCTAATTATCAAATTCTTTTAATTGTTTTGAAATAACTGTATAAATTTCTTCTTTAATTCTATTTACATCTTTTTTTATTAATCCTTTTGTTTCTATTATAGGATGTTTTTTAACTCGAATACTTCCTGGATTTCCTCTTAAAAGTGAAAAAGGGAAACGTTTTTTTACATCCCCAAAAGTATAGATAACAATAGGTAGTTGATGTTCTATTGCCATTCCAAAAGCACCATCCTTAAACTTATTTAATTGTATCGATTCATCAGGAACACCTCCTTCTGGAAAAATACAAATACTTAAACCTTGATGAACTTTCTTTTTAACTTCATCATATACTTGCATTCTGCTGTTCCGATCTTTTCGATCTACCAAAATATGGGCTTTCTTAAAAACATAACCCAATAATGGGTAATATTTAACTTCCGATTTACCAACAAAAACAATAGGATTTCGAGGATGCAGTATAAACATAATCATAATATCCAATACAGAAGTATGATTAGAAATAACCATATATTGTTTGGTAGGATCTAATTTTTGAGAAAATCCCTCTTTTTTAAAGTAAAATCCACTAGTATAAAAAACAAACAATGCCCACAGCCTTTCCGTCTGATAAAACGCTTTATATTGATTTAACAAAATCAACACAACACATGTAGGCACAATAAAAGGTAACGAAATCACATTCATTAACAGAAACCATACTTTCCATAATAAGATTAGTGTTGTTTTTATCCACTGCATTCCGTAAAAATAATGATATTTTTTAAACTTCAGAGATAACATAATTCTTATACCTCATTTATATATTATATATCAATACAAAAAAACCTCCAACTATTCACATAATTGGAGGTTAAACCTAATTAATTTAAACTATGAAAAAGCTACCAAATCAAAGTAGTTTTAATATTCTAATATACAATTTATTTTTTGAAATTCAAAATTTAAAATAACTGTACTTTTCTTAAAAGAGAAATTTCACATAAAAAATCTCCACAAGTAAAAACGTGTGGAGAAAACCTAACTAATTTAAATTATGAAAAAGCTACCTTAAAGTAGTTTTAAGTTACTAAATTACAGTTTATTTTTTGAAATTCAAAATTTACAAAACCAGAAAACATCTTTTTTCACTTTATTTACACTCTAACCTTTACTATTTATATTCTCTTATATTTGTATTATTAAAATTAATTTTTATGTTTAGATCTCTTACCGTATTTATTTTATTATTAGTAACCTTTTTTTCATGTAAACAAGCACCTGACTTATCTACTGAAAGCACTGTTTCTAGCAAGAAAACTATATCTGCTTATGACCTAGTCTACTCTCCAAAAGAGATACATTATTTTATTAGTGCTCATCGTGGAGGAAAAGGTTATATGGGATATCCAGAAAATTGTTTAGAAACCATTGATTTTCTTTTAAACGAAGGAGTACAAATATTAGAAATTGATTTAGCTGCTACCAAAGATGGTAAACTTGTTCTTTTACATGACGATCAATTAAATAGAACAACTACTGGAAAAGGTAATTTACATGATTTTACTTACAAAGAATTAGAAAAAATTCATTTAATAGATGATTATAAAAAGACAACTAATTTTAAAATCCCTTTATTGGTAGATGTATTACAATTGGCCAAAGAAAAGGATGCAATTTTAATGTTAGATTTCAAAAAATCAGTAGCATATAAACAAGTTATTGACTTAGTTAAAAAAATGGGAGCTGAAAAAAATGTTGTATTAATTTCTTATAATCAAAATCAAGCAGAAAAATTACACAGGTTAGCTCCTAATATGATGTTATCTGTATCTTTAAGAAACCAAAATGAATATCAAAGACACTTACAAAAAGGAATTCCTACTGAAAAAATGATTGCATTTGTAGGAGTTCGTGAACCTAAAAAAGAGCATTATGATTTTTTACATCAAAAAGGAATTATGACCATTTTAGGAACACTTGGAAACTTAGATAAACGTGCAGCCACTCGTGGAGATCAAATTTATAAACAATTTTTACAAAATGGTGCTGATATTTTGTCATCAGATCGAGCTGTTGAAGCACAGAAAGGAATTAAGAATTAAATACAATGACTTTCCAAGAACGTACTGATTTTTTAAACGAAAAAGTAATTCAATACAATAATATAAGCTTTATTGAAACGGATCCGATTCAAATTCCTCATTCTTTTTCTAAAAAGGAGGATATAGAAATCAGTGGTTTTTTAGCTTCTACCATTGCATGGGGTAATCGGAAAATGATTATCAAAAATGCGAATCAAATGGTTGATTTAATGGATCGTGCTCCTTATGACTTCATCATCAATCATAAGAAAAAAGATTTAGATGTATTCAATCATTTTGTTCATCGAACATTTAACTCGGAAGATATAAAGTTCTTTCTTCAATCTTTACAAAACATATATCAAAATCATAATGGATTAGAATTTCTTTTTCAAACTCAAGAAAAAGAGCAAACCATGAAAGAAGCTTTAGGACGTTTTCGAGAAACATTTTTCTCGATAGAACATCCTAAAAGAACTGAAAAACATGTTTCAAATGCTTTAAAAGGATCTGCTTCAAAACGGTTAATTATGTTTTTACGATGGATGGTTCGTCAAGATCATTGTGGTGTTGATTTTGGAATTTGGGAACATATTTCTCCTTCAAAATTAACTATTCCACTAGATGTTCATAGTGGAAAAGTAGCTAGATCATTGGGCTTGATAAAACGAAAAGCTAACGATTGGAAAACGTTAGAAGAAATTGATGTCCATTTAAGAAAAATGGATCCTCAAGATCCTGCTAAATATGATTATGCTTTATTTGGATTAAGTGCCTTTGAAGAATTTTAAACCCTAAGAAAAAATGCTTATGATACAATATATTGATGAATATGAGTAAAAAATTATTTCAATTTTTATTATTTGCTCTTCTAGTTCCAACACTAGAATTCAATTTAAATGCTCAAACTTTTGTAAAAAAAACAAAAGGTAATTGGGAACTTATCGTTGATAAAAAACCCTTTAAAATTAAAGGTGTCACTTTTGGTTATGACCAAGAAATACAGAATTATGATCATTACTTTCAAGATCTAAAATCTCTTGGTGTCAATACTATCCGTACTTGGGCAACTAACAAGAACACAAAAAAACTACTTGATACAGCTCAAAAATATAATATAAAAGTAATGGTTGGAATATGGATGAGACATGGAAAACCTGGAATGGAAGATGATGATCATTTTAATTATTTAGATGATTCTGAAGGAATGGACATAATGTTTCATAACGCTATTAAAACAGTGGAAAATTATCAACATCATCCTGCAGTATTAACATGGGGTATAGGAAACGAAGTATACCTAAATATCGCTACAGATTCTGAAAAAGAAGCTTATTCCAAATTCTTAGAAAAAATATGCAGTACTATAAAAAAAATGGATCCTTATCATCCTATTACCTCAATTGAAGCTTGGACTTTCGGGTTAGATTGGTGGGAAAATTTTGTTCCTTCACTAGATATCTATGGATTAAACAGTTACGGTCCTGGAGCAAACTTTTTAAATGAAGAATTAAATTCAAGAAAAATTGATAAACCTTACATTATCACTGAATTTGGAGTAACAGGTGAATGGGACATAAAAGAAAAAAAGAATACGATTAAAGTTGAACCAACTGACAGTCAAAAATACAATACTATTGTAAACGGTTACCATAACTGGATTCAAAATAAACCTTCATGTCTTGGTGTATATGTTTTTAATTATGCTAGTGGAGATGATTTTATATCTATTTGGTTAAATACACACTATAAAAATATGTTTCGTCCCCAATACTGGGCTATTCGAGAAGCTTACACAGGAAAAAAACCGCTTAATTATGTTCCTACAATTAAAAAGTTTGAACTATTAAAATTGAAAGAAAAAAATGATTCGTGGATTCCTGTAGATTTAACTATTTCTGATATTGAACAAGATGATTTAACACTCAATTTTTATTACAACCAACGAACCGGTAGCAGAAAAAGGCGTAATCAAATCAAGCCTCTTTCATTTCAAATCAACCAGACTGGAAAATATGAAATTCAATTACCCAATGAAGATGGTCCTATAAAAATATATGTTGTAGCTAAAGACTCTTATCATAACGCTGGAATTGCTTCCACTTCTATTGTCGTTACAAATCAAGAAGCTAAAAAAAGAAAATACCTTGTACCTGAGGCAACCTTACCTTTTTATATTTATAAAGATGATACGACTATCCTTCCTTACCTCCCTACTGCATACATGGGAAATCATAAGGCGATTAACGTTAATTTAGACAATCAAGAAGAGGTACATTCAGGAAAATCAGCAATCAAAATAAGTTATAAAGACAATCATGATTGGTATGGTGTAGGTTTTGTAGATCCGGCAAATGATTGGGGAACAATTTTGGGTGGTTATGACATCTCAAACGCTAAAACATTTAGTTTCTGGGCAAAAACCAATCAAACTCATTTAAAAGCAACTGTTGGATTTGGATTAATTGATAAAAACAAACCCTACCCTGATACTGCAAAAAAATCGAAAGAGATTATTTTAACTGATAAATGGAAAAAATATACCATCAAAACTAAAAAACTGGACCTAAGTTGTATTCGATCAGGTTTTGTTCTATTTTCAAGTAGTAATGGGTTCCCTCATGAAATCTATATTGACAATATTGTTTTTGAATAAAATACATTCTAAAATATAAAAAGATTCCAAATCAAGTTTGGAATGGCAAATGAAATAAACATTCTGAAAAAATAAATTAAAAGGAAATTTTAATTTAATAATGTAAGATATTAGAAGATTTCTTTTAAAACTATAAAAAAAGAAAAGACTTTTTCAAACAATAAATAAAAGTCTTTTCTCTTTATTCTTTTTTCTTATCTCAATCGATAATATTTATGATTGATAGAATGTAATTTCTAAATAATCACTAATGGTTTTTTTCAAATCTCTTCGATGTATAATTTTATCTAAAAAACCATGTTCTAAGACAAATTCTGAAGTTTGAAATCCTTCGGGTAAATCTTTACCAATTGTTTCTTTAATAACTCGTGGTCCAGCAAAACCAATTAAAGCACCTGGCTCTGCAATATTGATATCTCCTAACATGGCATAAGAAGCTGTTACACCTCCTGTTGTGGGATCCGTCAATAATGAAATATAAGGGATCTTAGCTTCAGAAAGTAATGCTAATTTAGCAGAAGTTTTAGCCATCTGCATTAAAGAAAATGCGGCTTCCATCATACGAGCTCCTCCTGATTTTGAAATTAATAAAAAAGGAAGTTTATTTTCAATACAAAAATCAATAGCACGTGCAATTTTTTCTCCTACAACTGATCCCATTGACCCTCCAATAAATGAAAAATCCATACAAGCAATTACGGTTTCATGTCCATTAATTTTACCGTAAGCTGTACGAATGGCATCTTTTAATTCAGTTTTCTTTTTAGCGTCCTTTAAACGATCTGTATATTTTTTCTTATCCTCAAATTTTAAAGGATCCTTACTCTCCAGTTTTGGGTTTAATTCTTTAAATTTATTATCATCAAAAAGAATTTCAAAATATTCTTTACTTCCAATTTTTACATGATAGCCATCTTCTGGACTTACATATAAATTCTTTTGTAACTCCTCTGTGTCAATTATCTTCCCACTAGGTGTTTTATACCATAAGCCTTTGGGTAGATCTTTTTTCTCTTCAGTAGGTGTCTGTATATTTTTTTTACTTCTTCTAAACCAAGCCATATCGTCAGTTATTAAATTTGAGTTTACACTTTCCAAATTTACATTTTTTCATACATTTCTCGTAATTTTTCTCGAGTAATGGTTTTTTGCCACTCTTTTCCTAATGCATTTTCCCAAAGCGGAACTAGACTTAATGCTACATCAATCATAGTGTTAAATTGATCATCTGTCAAATCTTTACATAAACCTGTCGGAATATCAATATTATGTTTTTTAACCATTTTCTTAAATTCTGCTACACCTTCTGGGTAAAATTCTTCTAATTGATCAAAAACAATACAATTTCCAATTCCATGTTTTGTTCCTAATAAATACGATAGTCCATAGCTCATTGCGTGTGCTACTCCTACTTGTGAGTAAGCAATACTCATCCCTCCATGCCATGAAGCCATCATCAATTTATCTTGAGCGTCTTCATCAATTTCATCTTTTTCTAAATAGACTTCTCGACAAAGATCTAATGCTTTTTCACCATAACTTTCAGAGAAAGCATTTAAATAGGTTCCTGTTAAAGATTCAATACAGTGAATATAACAATCCATTCCTGTATAAAACCATTGATTCGTAGGTACACCTTGTGTTAATTCAGGATCTAAAACAACCTGATCAAAAGGTGTATAATCCGAATTCATTCCTAATTTACGTTCAGGACCTGTTAAAACCGTTGTCCTTGAAACTTCTGCTCCTGTCCCTGAAATAGTAGGAATTCCCACATGGTAAACCCCTTGGTTTTTAACCAAATCCCATCCTTGATAATCAGCTGAAGAGCCTGGGTTCGTCAACATCAACGCAATGGCTTTGGCATAATCCAACATGGTACCTCCTCCAATACCTATAATTCCTGAAGGAATTTCATCAAATTCAGCTACAATTTCATCACGATATTGATCTACATATTTGGTTTTAGGTTCTTCTTCAGCACTTACATAAATAATTTTATCATTATGATGTAACGGAATACGTTTTACAATAAAATCATTTCCTTTAAAAACATCATCTACTATAAATATAAATGGTGCCTTATCACTTTTTCGTTTTGGAGTCAAAATTTCATCTAATTGATTAAAACATCCTCGCCCAAAAACAACACGAGGAACCATTGGAAAATTTCTAAAACTCATATTCTATTTTTTTATCATTCAATAATCAATATAATTACTGAATTATTATATATCTATATTAATTTTTAATTCTTTTTAATCGAACCATCAAACGTTTTGCATATTCATCAGACACTACTTCAAAATCAAATTTTTCATAGAGTTTATGTGCATATTTCGTTCTTAGATTCCAATTATCAATTGTTTTAAACCTATCATCTGAAAAAATCTTTTCAAATAAAAATTGAGCATGACCATTAGCTCTATATTTTTCTTTCACAAAAACATCGCGAATATAAGCAAAAGTTGAACGATCATTTATAACACGTACATAAGCAATAACTTCATCCTCTATCAAGGCAAAATTATCACTATGATTTAATGATTTAATGAGTTGTTCTTCCGATTTATCTATTGCCCAATGTTGCTTCATTAAATAACGAGCAATATCTACTTTTTGATCTTCAGTAAGTTTTGTTACAAAACTGGGCATATACTATTATTTATTTAAATATTCTTTGGCTTTTATTAAATCTTCTGGGGTATCAATTTCAATTCCCATAAAGTCGGTTTCCACCATTTTTATTTTTTTCCCGTATTCTAAATAACGAATACATTCAATTTTTTCAGTTGCTTCTAATGAACGCATCGGTAAATGATAAAAATCTAAAATGGCTTGTTTTCTGAAGGCATAAACTCCTATATGTTCAAAAAAGCGAGCTCCCGCTTCTTTATCACGTGGATAAGGTATCGGTGAACGTGAAAAATACAAAGCAAAGTTATTCTGATCTACAATTACTTTCACATAATTAGGATCGGTAATATCTTTCCAATTGGTCATTTCTTGCATTAAAGATGCTAAATCAATTTCTTCTGCTCCTTCTTCTTTAAAAACAGATATGACTTTTTCAAGTGGTTCTTTTTTCACAAAAGGTTCATCTCCTTGTACATTGACTACAATATCAACATCCATATTTTCAACGGCTTCTGCAATTCGATCACTTCCACATTCATGCTCTTTGATACTCATGATAGCTTTCCCACCATATTTTTCCAACTCATTTTTTATAATCTCACTATCTGTTACCACGTAAACTTCATCAAACAGATTGGTTGCAACTGTTGCTTCATAAGTACGGACAATAACAGGCTTTCCACCTAAATCAGCCATTAGCTTACCTGGAAAACGAGTAGCTCCATAACGAGCAGGTATCATTGCTATAATTTTCATAAGCCTATCCTAATTCTCTCTTAAAAGAGAAAAGTTTTAATTTATAATACAGATTGAATTGCTTTCACCATTTTTTGTGCTCGTTCTCTCACCTCTTCTTCCGTCCATGACAACTTAATTAAACACGATATATTTCGTGCAATATAATCGTCTGATTGAGGGAAAGAAGCTGTATTCAAATCTTGCATTCCTTTTTTAATTTGATCCGAAATTGGGAATAACGATTTCATATCTTTCAAATGATTCCATTTGCGAATGTAATGCCAATTATTTTCATAATAATTCCAATAACCATCAATCCCTGCTTCTTTAAACGCTACCACTACTTTCTTAGTTAATACTTCTGTAGGCATAAAAAATGATAAAAATGTTGCACTATCTCCGGCCTCATCTGGAATTCTTCTAAATTGAACTTCTGGAATGGTCGCTAAGGCATCTTTTATAATCTTTTTATTTTTACGTTGAATAGCTAAAAATTCATCTGTTCTACGAACCTGGGCTAATCCAACTGCTGCATTAAGTTCTGAAATTCGATAGTTATAACCAATAAAAGGATGATCTTCTGCTCCTCGATCATTTCCTACATGATCATGTCCATGATCAGAATAATGATCCGCATTTTTAGCAAATGCATCGTTATCTGTAATCACAGCTCCTCCTTCTCCACAAGTGATGGTCTTCACAAAATCGAAAGAAAAACATCCTACATCACCTATAGTTCCTAATGATTTTCCTTTGTAAGTTCCAGCATAAGCTTGGCAAGCATCTTCCAACAAGAAAATATTATGTTTATCACAAATTGCTTTTAAAGCGTCTAAATCTGCCATAGAACCACACATGTGTACTGGCATAATCACTTTTGTTCTAGGAGTTATAGCTGCTTCTACTGCTTTTGGATCAAGGGTTAACGTATCATCGATCTCAACTAAAATAGGGGTTGCCCCAGCTGCTAAAATAGATTCAAAACTTGCTACAAAAGTAAAAGTAGGCATAATCACCTCATCACCTGCTCCAACACCTAAGATAGCTAAGGCCAAATTCAAAGCTGTTGTTCCACTTGTTGTTAACTGTGCATGTTTTACACCTAATCTATTTTGTAATTCTGTTTCTAATTCTTTTGCTTTCCAGTGTCCATTACGCATTCCGTCAAAACCGTAACGCATTAAAACTCCTGTTTCTAGAACGTCATTCACTTCTTTACGTTCTGCATCTCCAAATAATTCAAATCCTGGCATTATATTGTAGAATTTATGGTTAAATTTTATCAAAGATAGGGAAAATTATAAACAAAAAAATCAGAATTACACAAATGAGAAAAATCAAACCAATTTAATAGAAAAAGTCTTTTATATGACTTATATTTGTTACTCATCAAATTCATTATAGCACTATGCAATTACTTGACGGTAAAAAACTTTCAAAAGAAATTAAAGAAGAAATTAAAATTTCAGTTCAAAAAATTGTTAAAGAAGGAAAACGCCCACCACACTTGGCTGCTATTTTAGTAGGAAATGACGGTGCTAGTCAAACCTATGTTAACCATAAAGTAAAATCATGTGAGCAAGTTGGTTTTGAATCTACTTTAGTACGATTATCTGAAGAGACTACTGAAGAAGAATTGTTAGCAGAAATTGAAAAATTAAATCAAAACTCTAAAATTGATGGTTTTATTGTTCAATTACCTTTACCGAAACAAATTGACCAAGATAAAGTAATTGGTGCCATTAACCCTAAAAAAGATGTAGATGGTTTTCATCCTGAAAATTTTGGTAGAATGGCTTTAGATTTACCTACTTTTCTTCCTGCAACTCCTTATGGAATTATGATGTTATTAGAACGTAATAATGTTGATACTAAAGGGAAACATACTGTCGTAATAGGTAGAAGTAAAATTGTTGGCTCTCCAATGAGTATTTTATTAGCTCAACGTCATACTCCAGGAAATAGTACTGTTACACTAACTCATAGTGCAACTGAAAATTTATCAGAATTCACTAAAAAAGCAGATATTATTGTAGTAGCATTAGGGGTTCCTAATTTTTTAAAGGGTGATATGATTAAAGAAGGTGCTGTTATTGTTGATGTAGGAATTACACGTGTTGAAGATCAAACAAAGAAAAACGGTTTTCGCTTAATTGGAGATGTAGACTTTGAAGAAGTAGCTCCAAAAGCTTCATGGATTACACCCGTTCCAGGAGGAGTTGGCCCCATGACGGTTACCATGTTAATGAAAAACACTTTGTTAGCCTACGAACGATTTGCATAAAGAATTTAGAAAACAAAAAATACACTTAAACGATCTTATCAAGATTATAAAACCTTGACAAGGTCGTTTTTTATAGCCCTAAAATTCTTTTAATTTTTTAGTTTTAGTTTACTTCGTACCTTTGTACGGTTTTTACAAAGGATATGACACAACAACTACCCATAATGGAATCATTTTACACCATCCAAGGAGAAGGTAATTATGCAGGTACTCCTGCCTATTTTATTCGATTGGGAGGTTGTGATATAGGTTGCCATTGGTGTGATGTAAAAGAAAGTTGGGATGAAAATGCACATCCAAAAATGTCTATCAATCAAATTATAAATGAAATCCCTAAAGAAGTTAAACTAGTAGTGATCACAGGAGGGGAACCTTGCATGTATGATTTAACCCTTTTAACTTCTAAACTAAAATCTAAAGGAATTCAAACTAATTTAGAAACTAGTGGTGCTTATGAAATTAAAGGAACATTTGACTGGATCTGTTTATCACCTAAAAAAAGAAAACTTCCTTTAGAATCTTCTTTAGAAAAAGCGCATGAATTAAAAGTGATTATCTACAATCAAGATGATTTTAAATTTGCTGAGCATTTTGCCAACTCAATTTCTCCTTCATGTAAAAAATACTTAC from Flavobacteriaceae bacterium UJ101 encodes:
- the LTA4H gene encoding leukotriene-A(4) hydrolase (Aminopeptidase that preferentially cleaves tripeptides. Also has low epoxide hydrolase activity (in vitro). Can hydrolyze an epoxide moiety of LTA(4) to form LTB(4) (in vitro) (By similarity); Belongs to the peptidase M1 family.; KEGG: jcu:105635222 leukotriene-A4 hydrolase); protein product: MRTKNIIALFTLLLIIFSCKEKKAKNEEVNSEIKEEIIQFSKKNHTYAQVDSAKITHMDLNLTVDFDQHILKGKVFYTIESQSENLFLDTYDLKVDSVLVDGQLTSFSFSKKDENLGQGLAIDITPETKNVTIFYETSPSAEALQWLKSEQTADKKFPFLYTQGQSIYTRSWIPIQDTPQIRLTYEAKIKVPEGMMAVMSAENPKEKNTSGEYHFKMRQPIPPYLIALAAGDLAYKAFDSMSGIYAEPSTLPAAYDEFLETPKMIQAAEKLYGAYAWGQYDLIVMPPSFPFGGMENPRLTFVTPTVIVGDRSLTSLIAHELAHSWSGNLVTNATWDDFWLNEGFTVYFERRIMEDLYGKDAKEMLEYKGKLDYDRSVDYLTKNDRKQDIQLKLNLEGRHPDEGVTDIPYEKGYFFLKMLEEKYGRDKFDLFINSYFSKYRFKTIDTDTFITYLKENLIGKDPVLLENWIFTDETPANFPEIKMDVFTNIPNVKEVDPNQTINWNTQQWIYFIQSLKNEDIETLLLVDELFHLSESKNAEIFSAWTEITIPKKYDKVIPYVEDFLQRVGRTKFLEVMYPLLMENGYEKEARETYGKARPMYHAASVGVIDKIVT
- the accD gene encoding acetyl-CoA carboxylase (Component of the acetyl coenzyme A carboxylase (ACC) complex. Biotin carboxylase (BC) catalyzes the carboxylation of biotin on its carrier protein (BCCP) and then the CO(2) group is transferred by the transcarboxylase to acetyl-CoA to form malonyl- CoA; Belongs to the AccD/PCCB family.; KEGG: asl:Aeqsu_0529 acetyl-CoA carboxylase carboxyl transferase subunit beta); the protein is MAWFRRSKKNIQTPTEEKKDLPKGLWYKTPSGKIIDTEELQKNLYVSPEDGYHVKIGSKEYFEILFDDNKFKELNPKLESKDPLKFEDKKKYTDRLKDAKKKTELKDAIRTAYGKINGHETVIACMDFSFIGGSMGSVVGEKIARAIDFCIENKLPFLLISKSGGARMMEAAFSLMQMAKTSAKLALLSEAKIPYISLLTDPTTGGVTASYAMLGDINIAEPGALIGFAGPRVIKETIGKDLPEGFQTSEFVLEHGFLDKIIHRRDLKKTISDYLEITFYQS
- the plsC gene encoding 1-acylglycerol-3-phosphate O-acyltransferase (KEGG: chz:CHSO_0800 1-acyl-sn-glycerol-3-phosphate acyltransferase), yielding MLSLKFKKYHYFYGMQWIKTTLILLWKVWFLLMNVISLPFIVPTCVVLILLNQYKAFYQTERLWALFVFYTSGFYFKKEGFSQKLDPTKQYMVISNHTSVLDIMIMFILHPRNPIVFVGKSEVKYYPLLGYVFKKAHILVDRKDRNSRMQVYDEVKKKVHQGLSICIFPEGGVPDESIQLNKFKDGAFGMAIEHQLPIVIYTFGDVKKRFPFSLLRGNPGSIRVKKHPIIETKGLIKKDVNRIKEEIYTVISKQLKEFDN
- the glpQ|ugpQ gene encoding glycerophosphodiester phosphodiesterase (Glycerophosphoryl diester phosphodiesterase hydrolyzes deacylated phospholipids to G3P and the corresponding alcohols. Belongs to the glycerophosphoryl diester phosphodiesterase family; Contains 1 GP-PDE domain.; KEGG: win:WPG_2658 glycerophosphoryl diester phosphodiesterase) — protein: MFRSLTVFILLLVTFFSCKQAPDLSTESTVSSKKTISAYDLVYSPKEIHYFISAHRGGKGYMGYPENCLETIDFLLNEGVQILEIDLAATKDGKLVLLHDDQLNRTTTGKGNLHDFTYKELEKIHLIDDYKKTTNFKIPLLVDVLQLAKEKDAILMLDFKKSVAYKQVIDLVKKMGAEKNVVLISYNQNQAEKLHRLAPNMMLSVSLRNQNEYQRHLQKGIPTEKMIAFVGVREPKKEHYDFLHQKGIMTILGTLGNLDKRAATRGDQIYKQFLQNGADILSSDRAVEAQKGIKN